The following are encoded in a window of Torulaspora globosa chromosome 4, complete sequence genomic DNA:
- the NDJ1 gene encoding Ndj1p (ancestral locus Anc_3.82) encodes MTAPQAVSSVALVKIKVENPAEPVSLPPAEFYDSITSSKVADSPSCCFILYCMNKVQLEVEVENGNDNPFELFKDCYKRIKRMRRGQQLQRYFSVSSLRSPLAQDLGDPWDGTTVLKSESDGQVPAASEMSIYPQILRFHRFNSPIDTEKHLKAYLIRFQLVLEKFSSGNLCQLYVNWLKLIESYVELVFRDLIVKWCQYLHSIRAAGQRRSMKASLETLLPKICNRFWRLYFAFHHCIRKSIGSLTTLLSRRAATLNPKSHQKTGSKTTFGLWLDSINGILIFGNGIVSPAADADSQGAHVAPVCGICLDTVAPDTTTKRLILFLNFAIVECFINEID; translated from the coding sequence ATGACGGCTCCACAGGCGGTAAGTTCAGTTGCTTTGGTCAAGATAAAAGTGGAAAATCCGGCCGAGCCGGTTTCTCTCCCACCAGCGGAGTTCTACGATAGCATAACCTCTAGCAAAGTAGCAGATTCTCCTAGCTGCTGCTTTATATTGTACTGTATGAATAAGGTTCAGTTGGAGGTTGAGGTGGAAAACGGCAATGACAATCCgtttgagcttttcaagGATTGCTATAAGCGTATCAAGAGAATGAGACGTGGCCAACAACTGCAGAGGTATTTCTCGGTAAGCAGCTTGAGGAGCCCCCTCGCGCAAGATTTGGGAGATCCCTGGGATGGGACGACCGTACTGAAAAGTGAGAGCGACGGCCAAGTGCCGGCAGCCTCAGAGATGTCGATTTACCCACAGATTCTGAGGTTCCACAGGTTTAACTCTCCGATAGACACCGAGAAGCACTTGAAAGCGTATCTTATTCGTTTCCAGTTGGTCCTGGAGAAGTTCAGCTCAGGTAATTTGTGTCAGCTCTATGTCAACTGGCTGAAATTGATCGAGTCGTATGTGGAACTGGTCTTTCGTGACCTTATAGTCAAGTGGTGCCAATATCTACATTCGATACGAGCTGCTGGCCAGCGGCGCAGCATGAAGGCTTCATTGGAGACGCTGTTGCCTAAAATCTGCAATCGATTTTGGAGGCTATACTTTGCGTTTCACCATTGCATACGTAAATCCATTGGATCTCTTACTACCCTCCTGTCGAGACGTGCAGCCACCCTTAATCCAAAGTCACATCAAAAGACCGGCTCTAAAACGACGTTCGGATTATGGCTAGATTCAATCAACGGAATATTGATTTTCGGTAATGGTATAGTGTCTCCTGCTGCGGACGCTGACTCACAGGGCGCGCATGTGGCTCCTGTTTGCGGTATCTGTCTGGATACGGTGGCCCCGGATACCACTACAAAGAGGCTGATTTTGTTCCTGAATTTCGCCATCGTAGAATGCTTCATAAATGAAATCGATTAA
- the ERG24 gene encoding delta(14)-sterol reductase (ancestral locus Anc_3.81) — translation MPSKLNPRTKDVEFGGSLGAIAISVGLPILTIILNQMVRPDYYIKGFFSNFHLAELWNGIKPSNYYFTRFDLWTYYTTWHVVLAVLDVILPGKRMNGVELRDGTKLPYKINGIAVSAAMVLVLAFRWQLTKGQLPELQFLYENHVDLCIITILFALLLSFYCYIASFVPLFRKNGCKTNEKILALGGNTGNPIYDWFIGRELNPRIGPLDIKMFCELRPGMLLWLLINLSCLHHHYLKTGELNNALLLVNLLQGFYIFDGVLNEEGVLTMMDITTDGFGFMLAFGDLTLVPFTYCLQARYLSVSPITLSNYQLMIILGLMTLGFYIFRAANKQKSDFRQGKLPHLKSIATKRGTRLLCDGWWAKSQHINYFGDWLVSLSWCLTTWFQTPLTYYYSAYFAALLIHRQQRDEHKCREKYQASWQEYEKQVPYKIVPYVY, via the coding sequence ATGCCATCCAAACTCAATCCGAGGACGAAAGATGTGGAGTTCGGGGGAAGCCTGGGCGCGATAGCGATATCGGTAGGTTTACCGATTCTAACGATCATCCTTAATCAGATGGTGAGGCCCGACTATTATATCAAGGGCTTCTTCAGTAATTTCCATCTAGCTGAGTTGTGGAACGGAATAAAACCTTCAAACTATTATTTCACCAGATTCGATCTCTGGACATACTACACTACTTGGCACGTTGTACTGGCTGTTCTAGATGTCATACTACCGGGCAAAAGGATGAATGGCGTTGAGCTGAGAGATGGAACTAAACTGCCTTACAAGATCAATGGTATTGCAGTTTCCGCAGCAATGGTCTTGGTCCTGGCCTTTAGATGGCAATTGACTAAAGGCCAATTGCCAGAATTGCAGTTCCTGTATGAGAACCACGTTGACTTGTGCATCATCACTATCCTTTTCGCACTGCTTCTTTCCTTTTATTGTTACATTGCAAGTTTCGTTCCACTGTTTCGTAAGAATGGTTGCAAGACAAATGAAAAGATACTAGCCTTGGGCGGTAATACTGGGAATCCCATTTATGATTGGTTCATCGGCAGAGAATTGAACCCCAGAATTGGACCTTTGGATATAAAGATGTTTTGCGAATTGAGGCCCGGTATGTTGCTGTGGTTACTCATTAATTTATCCTGTCTCCATCACCACTACTTGAAGACCGGTGAGCTGAATAATGCCTTGCTGCTGGTGAACCTGTTGCAAGGTTTCTATATTTTTGACGGTGTCCTAAACGAAGAAGGCGTGTTGACAATGATGGACATCACTACTGATGGATTCGGGTTCATGTTAGCCTTCGGTGATCTTACATTGGTACCCTTCACTTATTGCTTACAAGCACGTTATCTGAGTGTCTCACCAATCACGCTTAGTAACTACCAGCTGATGATCATCCTCGGGCTCATGACTTTGGGATTTTATATTTTCCGTGCAGCCAATAAGCAGAAATCGGACTTCCGGCAAGGCAAACTGCCACACTTGAAGAGCATAGCCACCAAGCGCGGTACCAGGCTACTATGCGATGGATGGTGGGCCAAGTCGCAACACATCAATTATTTTGGTGACTGGCTGGTATCATTAAGTTGGTGCTTGACCACCTGGTTCCAGACGCCGCTGACTTACTATTATTCCGCCTATTTTGCTGCATTGCTCATTCACCGCCAACAGAGAGACGAGCACAAGTGCCGCGAAAAGTACCAGGCAAGCTGGCAAGAATACGAGAAGCAAGTTCCATATAAGATTGTTCCTTATGTATACTGA
- the HCH1 gene encoding Hch1p (ancestral locus Anc_3.80), which yields MVVLNPNNWHWVDKNTLPWTKEYFEQKLSDLQIISEDGKHKIMLTRVTSVSGDSNVSQRKGKPICYFDLQLTLAIKILQLESEDELASGSLDIPEFMHDETEFEIRYQDFKEFEQLVRTEFYPEIHGILLAYQPTLIREHSKDLQDS from the coding sequence ATGGTGGTATTGAATCCAAACAATTGGCATTGGGTCGATAAGAATACCTTACCGTGGACAAAAGAATATTTTGAGCAGAAGTTGTCCGATCTGCAAATCATCTCTGAAGATGGGAAACACAAGATTATGCTCACCAGAGTGACTAGTGTTTCCGGTGACTCTAACGTATCGCAAAGGAAGGGGAAACCGATTTGCTATTTCGATCTGCAACTAACGCTTGCGATAAAGATCTTGCAACTTGAAAGCGAAGATGAGTTAGCCTCTGGATCGTTGGACATACCAGAGTTCATGCATGACGAAACGGAGTTTGAGATTAGATATCAGGATTTCAAGGAGTTTGAGCAGCTTGTCAGGACTGAATTTTATCCCGAGATCCACGGGATCCTCCTGGCGTACCAGCCCACGCTGATCAGAGAACACTCGAAAGACTTGCAGGACTCCTAG
- the POP3 gene encoding Pop3p (ancestral locus Anc_3.79), whose protein sequence is MSLRAADKKISKKKQIYRPILDNPFTNEGHMWPHVEEQPIVWELLETTILSKVRQFADVPPQEWPWDIVTDFNEIVRRLDGTVGAKEEVILYVCVKDSGVSSVLLQQIPLLCYMYAGEVTLVQLARGALPQIRAAIAQSPLECKDGLLMVRCNGKINENFVKQVKARVAPLQFPWLDSIKYLPADVKMVRTSLPAAKR, encoded by the coding sequence ATGTCATTGAGGGCTGCagacaagaagatcagcaagaagaagcagataTACAGGCCGATTTTGGACAATCCGTTCACCAATGAGGGTCACATGTGGCCGCACGTCGAAGAGCAACCGATCGTCTgggagctgctggagaCTACCATACTGAGCAAGGTACGGCAATTTGCAGACGTTCCGCCGCAGGAGTGGCCCTGGGACATCGTCACGGATTTCAACGAGATCGTCAGACGCCTCGACGGTACGGTGGGTGCTAAAGAGGAGGTCATTTTGTACGTCTGCGTTAAGGATTCTGGAGTATCGTCGGTGCTGTTGCAACAGATACCGCTGCTGTGCTACATGTACGCGGGGGAGGTGACGCTGGTGCAATTGGCGCGGGGCGCGCTGCCGCAGATCAGGGCCGCCATTGCGCAATCTCCTCTTGAGTGCAAGGACGGGCTGCTCATGGTGCGCTGCAACGGCAAGATCAACGAAAACTTCGTCAAACAGGTTAAAGCCCGAGTCGCGCCGTTGCAATTCCCCTGGCTGGACTCGATCAAGTACCTGCCTGCCGACGTCAAGATGGTCAGAACGTCGCTGCCGGCTGCTAAGCGATAG
- the WSC2 gene encoding Wsc2p (ancestral locus Anc_3.78), with amino-acid sequence MYDGDSMTVGRLWSAGWLLLLCSGMWARGVEGAVFNEQGCYSATDLLNAGLTFQGTYQWQSVSYCQEHCGDAAVVALSNGDGCYCGNSASFLSSLKTTDGCDTKCAGWPYQTCGGSSAMDVYVNAKYQSALTSSPSSSASSSSTSTSSASSSTSSSSPSTSSSATASSSSSSSSTSSTSSSSSTSTSTSTSTSTSSSSSSSSSSSSSSSSSSSSSSSSSSSSSSITSTSSTSSTSSSSITANPSTSIQYTTHIVTTSVSTDSNQQPQTVYITTTSMASEPSSSSSSDPNSLSAVGKGSKGKNGLSGGAIAGIVVGVLVGVAILAIILIFFLWRRHKSNQEPDLEETKQYQPYSFGDADANPIILPPSRATSNWRKTSRTDLAANDADSIAVPTGGISANNSFSRNSNKTNNIFTPDDQNAVALRNHPSTVFEEPPSIYGGNQRFSTGSLPDMMQERQLRVVNPDDSRSRLDEITNDGQDLGDDYDDDDFEDNFPSTGSSGDSVIERKPDL; translated from the coding sequence ATGTATGATGGTGATAGCATGACGGTCGGTAGGCTGTGGTCGGCCGGGTGGCTACTGTTGTTATGCAGCGGGATGTGGGCCAGAGGAGTCGAGGGCGCGGTATTCAATGAACAGGGTTGCTACAGTGCTACGGATCTGCTGAACGCAGGTCTTACGTTTCAGGGGACGTACCAATGGCAGTCTGTGTCGTATTGCCAGGAGCATTGCGGGGACGCCGCTGTGGTAGCGCTGTCTAACGGAGACGGGTGCTACTGTGGAAactctgcttcttttttGTCGTCTTTGAAGACCACTGATGGCTGCGATACGAAATGCGCAGGTTGGCCTTACCAGACGTGCGGTGGCAGCTCCGCGATGGACGTTTATGTCAATGCCAAATATCAGTCCGCTTTGACGTCGTCGCCGTCGTCAAGCGCATCCAGTTCCAGTACCAGCACGAGTTCCGCTTCAAGTTCCacgtcttcttccagcCCAAGCACTAGCTCTAGCGCAACCGCCTCGTCGTCgagctcttcgagctctACATCAAGTacaagttcaagttcaagcacAAGCACAAGCACAAGCACAAGCACAAGCACAAGCTCGagctcaagttcaagttcaagttcaagttcaagctcAAGCTCAAGCTCCAGTTCAagctcaagttcaagctcGAGCTCGAGTTCCATAACTTCCAcatcttcaacttcttcaacttcttcctcgtcaatTACTGCAAACCCGTCGACATCCATTCAGTACACGACCCACATTGTTACAACTTCAGTGTCCACGGACTCAAACCAACAGCCGCAGACTGTGTACATCACTACAACATCAATGGCCAGCGAACCGTCATCGTCGAGCTCCAGTGACCCGAATAGCCTTTCTGCAGTTGGTAAGGGCTCTAAGGGCAAGAACGGCCTGAGCGGTGGAGCCATCGCCGGTATAGTCGTTGGTGTGCTAGTCGGCGTCGCTATTCTGGCCATCATCCTGATATTTTTCCTTTGGAGGCGGCACAAGTCGAACCAAGAGCCGGATTTGGAAGAGACCAAGCAGTACCAACCTTATTCATTCGGTGACGCAGACGCCAATCCAATCATACTACCGCCTTCAAGGGCGACCTCCAATTGGAGAAAAACTTCAAGGACAGATCTCGCAGCTAACGATGCTGATTCCATCGCGGTACCGACTGGCGGTATCAGCGCCAACAACAGCTTTAGCAGAAACTCGAACAAGACTAATAACATCTTCACACCAGACGACCAGAACGCCGTCGCCTTACGAAATCATCCATCAACCGTTTTCGAAGAGCCTCCATCTATTTATGGCGGGAATCAAAGATTTAGCACAGGCTCTCTACCGGACATGATGCAAGAAAGACAATTACGAGTCGTAAATCCCGACGACAGCAGAAGCCGCTTAGACGAGATAACCAACGATGGCCAAGATCTAGGCGACGACtatgatgacgatgactTCGAAGACAACTTCCCCAGCACGGGCAGCTCAGGAGATTCGGTGATTGAACGAAAACCCGATTTGTAA
- the MRPL10 gene encoding mitochondrial 54S ribosomal protein uL15m (ancestral locus Anc_3.77) — translation MLFRSLCHHGGMSFSRLPLYHVRAMSLLGGLKPSDGSKKGSKRLGRGPSSGKGKTSGRGQKGQKARGKVKSWFEGGQTPIYKLFPKIGFTNVHAKPLNELSLNRIQWFHDAGRLNLGAGEVLDMKKMKDTGLVTGTIKHGVKILANGKSHYNLPIRIEASKATADAIKTIEASGGEFTARYFNRLGLRAHLVPEWFLEKRGRIPLQARPTRRKEIEYYSDEAKRGYLIKENDEHLLRIQEAKRIGGVHTERKSARKNALLSQLEDLPNDVPSSWSIGSSIITLDQLQAEPQQK, via the coding sequence ATGTTGTTCAGGTCCCTGTGCCACCATGGTGGTATGAGTTTCAGCAGGCTGCCACTTTATCATGTTCGTGCTAtgtctcttcttggtgGCTTAAAGCCATCTGACGGGTCAAAGAAAGGCTCGAAGAGATTGGGTAGAGGTCCATCTAGTGGTAAAGGTAAGACGTCGGGAAGAGGTCAAAAGGGTCAAAAAGCGCGTGGGAAGGTAAAATCGTGGTTTGAAGGTGGTCAGACACCTATTTATAAATTATTCCCAAAGATCGGTTTCACAAACGTCCATGCCAAACCCCTCAATGAATTAAGTCTAAACAGGATCCAATGGTTCCATGATGCGGGTAGATTGAATCTGGGGGCTGGTGAAGTGCTGGACatgaaaaagatgaaagatACCGGGTTGGTGACCGGTACCATAAAGCATGGAGTCAAAATCCTCGCGAATGGTAAGTCCCACTACAATCTACCCATCAGAATTGAGGCATCTAAAGCTACAGCTGATGCCATCAAGACAATTGAAGCGTCAGGTGGGGAGTTCACTGCTCGCTATTTCAATAGGCTGGGATTAAGGGCTCATCTTGTACCTGAGTGGTTCCTCGagaaaagaggaagaatACCTCTGCAGGCAAGACCTACCAGGAGAAAGGAAATCGAGTATTACAGTGATGAAGCCAAGAGAGGCTATTTGATCAAGGAAAACGATGAGCATCTGCTGAGAATTCAGGAGGCAAAGAGGATCGGCGGTGTACACACGGAACGAAAAAGTGCCAGAAAAAATGCATTGCTGTCGCAATTGGAAGATTTACCCAATGACGTACCCTCATCTTGGAGCATAGGTTCTAGCATTATCACCTTGGACCAACTACAGGCGGAGCCACAGCAGAAATAA
- a CDS encoding uncharacterized protein (ancestral locus Anc_3.76): MQYSCRYLEISTPNSLLQFNKIPPAAAFLTLSYMVCTIVLFVLRRFEYSKLVSSGSDVAFDSVYSPIMQMVPSEILNHPYSIVLSNLVDVNVWKISINTINLVVGGSFIERDWNSSAEILKFTLLIGSVTNVIVVAVTLLSSLLIPGVKIDVPLDGNYTVLIGFPIVYKQLFPETTIIRLKNLGFLSKNFRFKLLPIFIMSTLTVGQLVFFHHFAQLLSIWITFFSCWIYLRFFQVLTSTQNSDYMVGDASDTFQLIYLFPDITKPLLRPIFDWIYNICSNKLRIIRPFESGDIDKSNSVAEQRGAKKIVNPVEERRKQLALQMLQERMV; this comes from the coding sequence ATGCAGTATTCATGTAGGTATCTCGAAATAAGCACTCCAAACTCACTATTGCAGTTTAACAAAATACCGCCGGCGGCAGCGTTTTTAACGCTTTCCTATATGGTCTGCACCATCGTTCTATTTGTTTTAAGGCGGTTTGAATATTCTAAGCTTGTATCGAGCGGTTCTGATGTCGCATTCGACTCAGTTTACTCACCCATCATGCAAATGGTACCTAGTGAAATACTAAATCATCCTTACTCGATCGTACTTTCAAACCTGGTAGATGTCAACGTTTGGAAAATTTCTATTAATACTATAAACCTTGTGGTTGGTGGCTCATTCATCGAGCGTGATTGGAATAGCTCTGCtgagattttgaagtttaCTTTATTAATCGGTTCAGTAACAAATGTAATTGTAGTTGCTGTAACGTTACTATCATCTTTGTTGATCCCCGGTGTTAAGATAGATGTTCCGTTAGATGGAAACTACACAGTGCTCATTGGCTTCCCTATCGTTTACAAACAGCTATTTCCCGAGACTACGATCATACGGTTGAAGAACCTTGGCTttctttccaaaaacttTAGATTTAAGCTACTGCCAATTTTCATCATGAGTACTCTAACTGTAGGCCAGCTCGTATTTTTCCATCACTTCGCCCAATTACTGTCAATTTGGATAacattcttttcttgctgGATTTACCTAAGATTTTTCCAGGTGCTAACTTCTACGCAAAATAGTGATTACATGGTTGGTGATGCATCGGACACTTTCCAGCTCATCTATCTATTCCCCGACATTACTAAGCCGCTACTGAGACCCATCTTCGATTGGATATACAACATTTGCTCTAATAAATTACGGATAATACGACCTTTCGAATCTGGTGACATCGACAAGAGTAATTCTGTCGCTGAACAACGAGGCGCCAAGAAGATAGTCAATCCCGTTGAGGAAAGGCGCAAACAGCTAGCTTTACAGATGCTGCAAGAAAGGATGGTGTAA
- the INO4 gene encoding Ino4p (ancestral locus Anc_3.75), which produces MDRDGNAGVNELHQDRPHAITAKVVKPRRKPRAPKKNKLSSDQVRRNHVVSEQRRRELVRNVYDDLVEVVAGLEPSERRSEVLIYLKTINHLKWLYRRNSYLRKLLTEKYERQGKPAVELPNRLVWELRSSPSVEEEIDKQENSQ; this is translated from the coding sequence ATGGATCGCGATGGTAATGCAGGCGTTAACGAATTGCATCAGGATAGGCCCCACGCTATCACAGCGAAGGTTGTCAAGCCGAGAAGAAAGCCTAGAGCCccgaagaagaacaaaCTATCTTCAGATCAAGTGCGCAGAAACCATGTGGTCTCCgagcaaagaagaagagagcttgTAAGGAATGTGTACGATGACCTTGTGGAAGTAGTGGCGGGTTTGGAGCCAAGTGAGCGAAGATCGGAGGTTTTGATATATTTGAAGACGATCAACCACCTTAAATGGCtatatcgaagaaattcaTACCTCCGAAAATTACTGACCGAAAAATATGAACGCCAAGGGAAACCTGCAGTTGAGCTGCCGAATCGATTAGTGTGGGAATTGCGATCCAGCCCGTCggtcgaagaagagattgataAACAAGAAAACAGTCAGTGA